The stretch of DNA CAAAATGCAAATATCAAACTTACAACCTTGACACATCCCCAAGAGCAAATGGGAAATGATGCCGCAGACTGGGTTATTAAGAAGTTACAGGGAAGCAAAGACGTATCAAACGAATATTACTATCAACCAAGGTTAATTAAAGGGGAAACGGTAAAAGAGCTAGAGAATTAAAGCTAAACTTCATTTAGTTTGGCTTTCTTCCTCCACTGCCTTAACCTCTACCCGATTTTACTCCAAAAAAAGAGTCACTCCTTCACGAAGCAACTCTTGTATTCTACTACATTTTAATAATAATTCTCGACGAATCCCCTTTTGCTAACTTATCAAACCCTTCGTTTATTTCATCTAGAGAAATAAAATCTGTCATCAATTTATCTACAGGTAGACGATCTTGTTTAAATAAATTCATGTATCTTGGAATATCACGGTCAGGTACGCAACTACCAACATACGAGCCTTTTAGTGTCTTCTCCTCAGCAGTTAATGTCACATATGGAAATGAAAATTGATGTTCTGGATGTGGTAAACCAGTGGTCACTGTAGTTCCGCCACGCTTTGTAATGCCATAAGCGACTTCCATTGCTGGGACAGCACCGGCTGTTTCAAATGCATAGTTTACACCGCCATCGGTTGCTTCTTTAATTTGTTGGATAACTGTTTCTTCTGTAGAATTAAAGACATCGGTAGCTCCTAGTTCTTTTGCTTGTTTAAGTTTGTTTTCATTGATATCTACCGCTATTATTCTGGAGGCACCTGCAGCTACTGCACCCAGTAAAGCACTGAGTCCGATTCCACCTAGCCCAACAATTGCAACTGTACTACCAAGCTTCACATTGGCTGTATTCACAACTGCTCCCACTCCGGTTATTACTGCACAACCAAATAATGCGAGTTTTTCAAATGGAATATCCTTTTTTACCTTTACTAAGGAATTTCTAGATACCACTGCAAATTCTGAAAACGCAGATACACCAAGATGATGATTAATCGCTTCACCATCAGCATGTAATCGGATGCCACCACTAATTAATGTTCCAGCAGTATTCGAGTCTGCACCTGGTTCGCATAATGCCGGACGACCTTCTTTACAAGGTACACAATGTCCACAACTTGGTACAAACACACATACAATATGATCTCCTGGCTCTAAATATGTAACCCCTTCTCCAACTTCAACAACCACACCGGATGCCTCATGCCCAAGAGCCATTGGAAGAGGTCTTGGTCGACTTCCATTAATAACGGATAAGTCTGAATGACAGAGACTTGCAGCTTTTATTTGAATTAATACTTCACCAAGCTGAGGAGCATCCAATTCTAACGTCTCTATTTTAATAGGTTTACTTTCCTTGTACGGTGAATCTGCTCCTTGAGTACGTAAAACAGCTGTTTTCACTTGCACATCAATCCACTCCTTGAGTCAGGATAGCTTTTTTAGTATTTTAATAAATTTTCATCTGAGTAAAACGTTGTATTCATCATGCCATTCACTGCATATTTAATTTTCTCTTTTCCAATGCCGCCAGTATTCACAACTATAATATTAACTACTAAGTTGATTGAAATAAGATTATTTAAATCTGAAAAATCAGTATATTATATACACAATTATAACGAAGCAACCACTTTATTGAAAGGTCTTTTATATAAGTTCTTATCGTAATTACATAAAATACGAATTTATCTTTCCCATTTAGGAAATCTGCTCAGTGAAATTATTAATTGAACCCTCAACCACTATCCATTAAAATACTCATATATAAAGGAAAGGAGATGGGGTAATCTTGATTTACGATATTGCAGTTATTGGAGCAGGATCGATGGGCTTATCAGCGGGATATTATCTTTCAAAAGCTGGAAAAACTGTAGCACTGATTGATTCTAATGATCCACCTCATTCAGAAGGTTCCCATCATGGGGAAACTCGAATTATTCGACATGCATATGGCGAAGGAGCAGCATACGTCCCATTGGCATTAAGATCGCAAGAATTGTGGAATGATCTCAATCAAACGTTTAATCAAGATATATTTCATCAGACTGGTGTATTAAATATCGGAGGGGATAATTCTGTATTTTTACAGAATGTGATTCAATCTGTTCGTCAATATAGATTACAAGCTGAGATTCTATCAGCAAAGCAAATCAATAGTAGATGGCATGGGTTTCGGTTACCTGATCATCTAATGGGGGTTTATGAAACGAATTCTGGCGTGTTAATGAGTGAAAAAGTTCTCCAGTCTTATCGAGACTTAGCTACAGCACTCGGCGCCTCCTTTTATACCAATGCATATATTCACCATTTGGATGTAACAAATCAACACATAACAATACAATTATCAAGTGATACGATAAAAGCTAAGCAACTTATCATCACTGCGGGAAAAGGAACAAATCAAATATTATCTTTACTTGGCTATGAGCTACCATTATTCCCAGTTCGAAAGACGTTCTCGTGGTTCAAGACAGATGAATCTATCTATCATTCTGATGCCTTTCCTGCCTGGTCTTTTGATAATGGAAACGAAAAATACTACGGCTTCCCTAGTATTGATAATGCTGGTATAAAAATTGGCAGACATGACGGTGGCCATCCTGTGAAGGCAGATGAAGCCTTGAAAACTTTTGGAACATACCGTGAAGATAAAGAAGATGTTAGTCAATTTGTTCATCGATACATGTCTCCTAATATACAGCACAGCCAAGGGAAGGTTTGCACCTATACAAATACTCCAGACGGTGACTTCATTATCGATCGACTGCCAAACTATCAACATGTACTTGTCGCTTGTGGTTTCTCTGGTCACGGTTTTAAATTTAGCAGTGCCGTTGGAGAATTATTAAGTCAATTGGCAATTCGAGGAGAAACTAGTTTAGATATATCCCCTTTTTCTTTAAATAGATTCGTATAAATGTAAAAAACAAGGAACGCTGGCAACAACGATCCTTGTTTTTTATTATGGGCTACACGCCCCGCTTGTTTCCCCACAAATAGGTGTGCAATTGTGGTAATACACGAACATCTTTTAGAACCTTATTTTCCATCACAAGGTCAATTAACTTTTCATATTTATCTAGCAGGTCCGATAGTAATCTATCATCCTCACTTGCTTCTATATTATCATTCCCTACTTGTAGAAATAATGTAACAAATGGATATCTTACATGTATTTGTTCTGCGTAGGTCAAATCCTCTTGATCAAAAATGACAACTTTCAAACTAAAATGTCCGTCTTGTTCTTTATCTAATCTCTCAATGATGTTATCGAGTGTAGTAAAATTAGTTTTCATTCCTGAGCTTGGAGGCTTGGGGGATAATGTTAAGTCATCCACTTTTGTAAACCAATCTTGCCATCTACTTCCCTGTGTTTCCAAAGCGACTTCTATTTGGTGTTGATGTAATAGATCGACTAATCCATCTATTTGCTTTAATAATGCAGGGTTTCCGCCTGAAATCGTTACATGACCAAATGTATTGCCACCTATATCTTTTAATGAATCAAAAACTTCCTCTGGTTCTAACAGTTGAATCGAGTCTTT from Oceanobacillus iheyensis HTE831 encodes:
- a CDS encoding zinc-dependent alcohol dehydrogenase family protein produces the protein MQVKTAVLRTQGADSPYKESKPIKIETLELDAPQLGEVLIQIKAASLCHSDLSVINGSRPRPLPMALGHEASGVVVEVGEGVTYLEPGDHIVCVFVPSCGHCVPCKEGRPALCEPGADSNTAGTLISGGIRLHADGEAINHHLGVSAFSEFAVVSRNSLVKVKKDIPFEKLALFGCAVITGVGAVVNTANVKLGSTVAIVGLGGIGLSALLGAVAAGASRIIAVDINENKLKQAKELGATDVFNSTEETVIQQIKEATDGGVNYAFETAGAVPAMEVAYGITKRGGTTVTTGLPHPEHQFSFPYVTLTAEEKTLKGSYVGSCVPDRDIPRYMNLFKQDRLPVDKLMTDFISLDEINEGFDKLAKGDSSRIIIKM
- the solA gene encoding N-methyl-L-tryptophan oxidase, giving the protein MIYDIAVIGAGSMGLSAGYYLSKAGKTVALIDSNDPPHSEGSHHGETRIIRHAYGEGAAYVPLALRSQELWNDLNQTFNQDIFHQTGVLNIGGDNSVFLQNVIQSVRQYRLQAEILSAKQINSRWHGFRLPDHLMGVYETNSGVLMSEKVLQSYRDLATALGASFYTNAYIHHLDVTNQHITIQLSSDTIKAKQLIITAGKGTNQILSLLGYELPLFPVRKTFSWFKTDESIYHSDAFPAWSFDNGNEKYYGFPSIDNAGIKIGRHDGGHPVKADEALKTFGTYREDKEDVSQFVHRYMSPNIQHSQGKVCTYTNTPDGDFIIDRLPNYQHVLVACGFSGHGFKFSSAVGELLSQLAIRGETSLDISPFSLNRFV
- the queE gene encoding 7-carboxy-7-deazaguanine synthase QueE, whose protein sequence is MKIPVLEIFGPTIQGEGMVIGRKTMFVRTAGCDYSCSWCDSKFTWDGSEKDSIQLLEPEEVFDSLKDIGGNTFGHVTISGGNPALLKQIDGLVDLLHQHQIEVALETQGSRWQDWFTKVDDLTLSPKPPSSGMKTNFTTLDNIIERLDKEQDGHFSLKVVIFDQEDLTYAEQIHVRYPFVTLFLQVGNDNIEASEDDRLLSDLLDKYEKLIDLVMENKVLKDVRVLPQLHTYLWGNKRGV